The DNA region GGGTGCCAAAGAAATTGTCGCCCGGGCCTTTGTACGCCTCGTCAAACTTGTTCAGATCGAGGTAGTCGAGCATTGACCGATCCCACGCCAGCGCCTGCTCGCGCGGGAAGTGAGCTTTGATCACCGCGCAGCCGCGACGCTTAACGGCTTCGCGCTGTCCAGCGGTAATGGTGCCGTTTTTTACATCCGCAAACGGGATCTCCGGCCAGACGGTTTCGCCTTTGTTCTTAAGGGCGTTGATTTCCGCCACGCGGGTGGCAATGCTGTCGCTGAGCTTGTTGAACGCCGCCTGCACGTCGCCGATCTGCGCGCGCAGCTCGCGCTTCAGCTGGCGGATTGCCGCTTTGTAGTCCGCCGGCAAGGTTTCACTGGTAAAGGTCATAACTGCCTCGCATCTTTCATTCGAAAGTAAAAGTGTCTACAAGTGATACTTTAAGTTAAAAATAAGTTAATGCAAGTTTAAAAACTTGACGGAAGCCACAGGACGGAAAAAGAGTGGGGATGCCGGAGCGAGGCTCCGGCGAGGAGAATCAGGCGTCGAACGGGGAATGGCTGTCGAGCACGGCCTGAATGACGTTCAGCGCGCCCTGGTGATTGTTGTCGTCGGTGCTGTAGCGGGCGATCTGCTTGATGCTTTCTGCCGCGTTGTCCATCGCAAAAGAGTATTTCACCAGCTTCAGCATCTCCGCGTCGTTGCCGCTGTCGCCAATCGCCACGCACTGCTGCGGGGAGAGCGCCCAGCGCTTCAGCAGGCGGCTGATGCCGTTGGCCTTATGCAGGCCAGGAATGATCAAATCGACAAAGCCAAAGCCGCTGGTGACCGGCTTCATGATGCCGTCCAGAGAGACGTGCAGCTTATCGATCAGGTTTGGGATATCGCTGTCGGGCAGGTTCAGGGAGAATTTGAACAGCACATCGTCAATCTCGTGATAGTCGCTGACGCGCTTTAAGCGGTGGTAGTGCCTGGACATCAGCGCCACAAATTCGTCCGGGGCTTTATCGCTGACGTAAGCGCTCTCCAGCCCGCAGGCCACGAAGTTCAGCGCTTTGTCTTTCAGCAGTTCGCCAATGACGATTTGCGACTCGTGGCGCGTCAGCTCGCCGTGGAAAATCTGTTCGCCGCGATCGAAGACCAGCGCGCCGTTTTCCGCCACGAAGGAGATGCGATCTTTTAGCTCGGGGAAGAAGGAGATGAGCTGATAATACTGGTTGCCGCTGGCGACAACGAATTCAATGCCGCGGGCGTTAAGCTGCTCAAACTGTGCCTGGAAGCGGTCGCGATCGTACTGCTTGGCATCATCAAGGAAAGTTCCGTCCATATCGGTGACGATAACTTTTACGGTCATACTGTGCTCCTGGGTCACTGCGTTTGAAACATTCTAATAACAAGGTGACGGGGAGCACAAATTTATTTCATTCGAAAGTAAAAGCAAAACGGCAACTCCGTTGCCGTTTTTAGTGTTTGCTCCCTCTCCCCGTGGGAGAGGGCCGGGGTGAGGGCATCTGCGTGCGCATTTCCCCTTAGGGGATACACCGTTACAGCGTATGCTCGGTACGGGCGATAATATCGTCCTGCGCATCCGGGGACAGGGCGGTGAAGAACGCCGAGTAGCCTGCGACGCGCACCACTAAATCGCGGTACTGGTCCGGGTGTTTCTTCGCTTCCAGCAGCGTTTCGCGCGAGACGATGTTGTACTGAATATGCCAGCCTTTATGCACCTCGAAGAAGGTGCGCAGCAGCACCATCAGCTTCTGGCGATCGCTGTCGTTCTCCAGCGTCGACGGGTTCAGCTTCTGGTTCAGCAGCACGCCGCCCAGAATCGCTTCCGTCGGCAGCTTGCCCACGGAGCCGATCACCGCCGTCGGGCCGAGGTGGTCGGTACCGGACGCCGGGCTGGCCCCTTCCGCCAGCGGGGTATGCGCCTTACGACCGTCCGGCGTCGCCATCGTCGCCGCGCCAAACGGCACGTTTGCGGAGATGGACGACGTGCCCGCGTAGTAGTTGCCGCCAATCGGACCGCGGCCGTAGCGCGGGTTGTGGTACTGCTTCAGCTCTTCAATGTAGGTCTGATAGGCACGGGTCAGCAGCATATCCACGCTGTCGTCGTCGTTGCCGTACTTCGGCGCGCCGTTGATCAGGCGCTGGCGCAGCTGCTCGTGGGTCAGGCCGTCGAAATCATCCGCCAGCGCCGCCGCCAGCTGCTGCTGGCCGATGACGCCCTGTTCAAACACCAGCTTCTTCACCGCCGCCAGGCTGTTGCCGAGGTTGGCGATACCCACCTGCAGGCCGGAGACCCAGTCATACTTCGCGCCGCCCTGCTTGATGCTTTTCGCGCGTTCGATGCAGTCGTCCACCAGCGCCGAGCAGAGAATATCGTGGACGTTCTCTTCCAGCATGGTGTCCACCACGTATTCAATCTCGATGGATTTACGGGTGTAGTAGCGGATCTGGCTATCCCACGCCGCCATGACTTCGTCGAAGTTATTGAAGTTACCGGCAGAAAGCGCTTTCTCCTGCGGCAGGAACACCTTGCCGCTGGTGGCGTCGCGGCCGCCTTCCAGCGCCGCCAGCATCACGCGGGCGAAGTTGATAAAGCTCATGCCGGTGCAGCGATAGCCCCACTTGCCGCCCACGGCGGTTTCGATGCAGCCGATGGCCGCGTAGTCGTAGGCGTCCTCTTTTTCGACGCCGAGCTTGATGAATTCCGGGATGACGATTTCGTCGTTGTTGAACGCCGGCATGCCGAAGCCGCAGCGGATCACCTGCACGCAGGCGTCGAGGAAGTCGTTAATCATGCCCGCGTGGTAACGCACGCTCAGGTTCGGCTGAGTGGAGCGCAGGCGACCGCAGGA from Enterobacter chengduensis includes:
- a CDS encoding formate C-acetyltransferase/glycerol dehydratase family glycyl radical enzyme, with amino-acid sequence MTTLNLNTLSERIKAYKTALVHIVKPPVCTERAQHYTEMYQQHMDKPIPVRRALALAHHLAERTIWIKHDELIIGNQASEVRAAPIFPEYTVSWIEKEIDDLADRPGAGFAVSEENKRVLHEICPWWRGQTVQDRCYGMFTDEQKGLLETGIIKAEGNMTSGDAHLAVNFPLVLEKGLDGLRAKVAERRSRINLTVLEDLHGDQFLKAIDIVLEAVSLHITRFADLAREMASTETRESRRDELLAMAENCDVIAHEPPKTFWQALQLCYFIQLILQIESNGHSVSFARMDQYLYPFYRRDVELNQSLDREHAIELLHSCWLKLLEVNKIRSGSHSKASAGSPLYQNVTIGGQKLVNGEPMDAVNPLSYAILESCGRLRSTQPNLSVRYHAGMINDFLDACVQVIRCGFGMPAFNNDEIVIPEFIKLGVEKEDAYDYAAIGCIETAVGGKWGYRCTGMSFINFARVMLAALEGGRDATSGKVFLPQEKALSAGNFNNFDEVMAAWDSQIRYYTRKSIEIEYVVDTMLEENVHDILCSALVDDCIERAKSIKQGGAKYDWVSGLQVGIANLGNSLAAVKKLVFEQGVIGQQQLAAALADDFDGLTHEQLRQRLINGAPKYGNDDDSVDMLLTRAYQTYIEELKQYHNPRYGRGPIGGNYYAGTSSISANVPFGAATMATPDGRKAHTPLAEGASPASGTDHLGPTAVIGSVGKLPTEAILGGVLLNQKLNPSTLENDSDRQKLMVLLRTFFEVHKGWHIQYNIVSRETLLEAKKHPDQYRDLVVRVAGYSAFFTALSPDAQDDIIARTEHTL
- a CDS encoding Cof-type HAD-IIB family hydrolase, which codes for MTVKVIVTDMDGTFLDDAKQYDRDRFQAQFEQLNARGIEFVVASGNQYYQLISFFPELKDRISFVAENGALVFDRGEQIFHGELTRHESQIVIGELLKDKALNFVACGLESAYVSDKAPDEFVALMSRHYHRLKRVSDYHEIDDVLFKFSLNLPDSDIPNLIDKLHVSLDGIMKPVTSGFGFVDLIIPGLHKANGISRLLKRWALSPQQCVAIGDSGNDAEMLKLVKYSFAMDNAAESIKQIARYSTDDNNHQGALNVIQAVLDSHSPFDA